One window from the genome of Nitrospinota bacterium encodes:
- a CDS encoding nitrate ABC transporter ATP-binding protein (This model describes the ATP binding subunits of ATP-binding cassette (ABC) transporters for nitrate transport, or for bicarbonate transport, in bacteria and archaea.) has product MSYLELSKISKYFNNPEGEGEPLCVFKDVDLKINESEFITVVGHSGCGKSTMLNIIAGLDEASEGGVILEGREVNSPGLDRSVVFQNFALIPWMTVYQNIRLAVKAANPDWNKDKIREYSYKYIDLVNLRQAANKRPSALSGGMKQRVGLARAFCINPKVLLLDEPFAQIDALTRGVIQDELVEMWNASKNTVFMVTHDVDEAILLSDRVVLMTNGPNARIGEIIEIDIPRPRERTTIIDHPHYYKIRNHIIHFLIERSQKMSGAAKSDADAEQAPPPSEGSRVVHFRDEASESEPHLRAIQ; this is encoded by the coding sequence ATGAGTTATCTTGAACTTTCAAAAATCTCCAAGTACTTTAACAATCCAGAAGGTGAGGGCGAACCGCTCTGTGTTTTCAAAGATGTCGATTTGAAAATCAATGAAAGCGAGTTCATCACCGTTGTCGGTCATTCGGGTTGCGGTAAGAGCACCATGCTCAATATCATCGCGGGACTCGACGAAGCCTCCGAGGGTGGGGTGATTTTGGAAGGGAGAGAAGTGAACAGCCCTGGGTTGGACCGAAGCGTAGTGTTTCAAAACTTCGCGCTGATCCCGTGGATGACGGTTTATCAGAATATCCGCCTAGCCGTGAAGGCCGCCAATCCTGACTGGAACAAGGATAAGATCAGGGAATACTCCTACAAGTACATCGACTTGGTCAATCTTCGCCAAGCGGCCAATAAGCGGCCCTCCGCGCTTTCAGGTGGCATGAAACAGCGAGTCGGGCTGGCCAGGGCGTTTTGCATCAACCCCAAGGTCCTGCTGTTGGACGAACCCTTCGCTCAGATCGACGCCCTCACTCGGGGCGTCATCCAGGATGAACTTGTCGAAATGTGGAATGCCTCGAAAAATACGGTGTTCATGGTCACTCATGATGTGGACGAGGCCATTCTTTTAAGCGACCGGGTGGTCTTGATGACGAACGGGCCCAACGCCCGCATCGGAGAAATCATCGAGATCGATATTCCGCGTCCGAGGGAGCGCACGACCATTATCGACCATCCCCACTATTACAAGATCCGGAACCACATCATTCATTTTCTTATAGAACGTTCGCAAAAAATGTCCGGAGCCGCCAAATCCGATGCCGATGCCGAGCAGGCACCACCGCCGTCTGAGGGTTCGCGTGTGGTGCATTTTAGGGATGAAGCTTCGGAGTCTGAACCCCATCTTCGGGCAATTCAATAA
- a CDS encoding carboxypeptidase M32, producing the protein MSFTPYQHLEKRFKRVEVLRSITHLLRWDAEVLMPLGSTGIRAEQLALLDTECTAILLSKKTAVLLDRVESITYSLDDWQEANVREMRRHWQHANAIPKRLTNSLHRATTKAEVVWRQACQENNFKILSPHLDRVVEIVREKAHSMGDALNCLPYDALLEEHDPGRNTSEIESIFQQLGLHLPPLIDQIINKQAANPPQVIREKISKGKQKDLSKHLMKKMGFPFDKGRLDESLHPFTEGTSEDLRITSLFAEHDFLPGLMGILHETGHAMYDFGLPSKWFFQPVGRDRGMTVHESQALLLEMMIGRTQEFMIFAAPSLVKIFGVSGVAWEPENLFRIATQVKRSFNRMNADEVTYPLHILMRYELEKEIFSGSLRIKDLPEAWNEKFRQRMGIIPDNCNQGCLQDSHWPAGYFGYFSTYALGAIMAAQLFSTLKKEQPHIMSEIQQGTFETLFSWLNSKVYQHGAKLSSQELLQQATGEQLNPTSYLKYLREKYLGA; encoded by the coding sequence ATGAGTTTCACTCCCTACCAGCACCTTGAAAAACGTTTCAAACGGGTTGAGGTTCTCCGCAGCATCACTCACCTTTTGCGGTGGGATGCCGAAGTTCTGATGCCCCTGGGCAGTACAGGCATTCGTGCGGAACAATTGGCGTTGCTGGATACGGAATGCACGGCTATTCTCCTCTCCAAAAAAACTGCCGTGCTCCTGGATCGGGTCGAGTCCATCACCTATTCCCTGGATGATTGGCAGGAGGCCAATGTCCGGGAAATGCGCCGCCATTGGCAGCACGCCAATGCCATTCCCAAACGGCTGACCAACTCCCTGCACCGGGCCACCACCAAAGCTGAGGTGGTCTGGAGACAGGCCTGTCAGGAAAACAACTTCAAAATATTATCTCCACATCTTGATAGAGTAGTTGAAATTGTTCGTGAAAAGGCTCACTCGATGGGAGATGCCTTGAACTGTCTGCCTTACGATGCCCTGCTTGAAGAACATGATCCCGGCAGAAATACGTCCGAAATAGAATCCATATTTCAGCAACTGGGCTTGCACCTGCCACCATTAATCGACCAGATAATAAATAAACAGGCCGCAAATCCCCCGCAAGTCATTCGTGAAAAAATTTCAAAAGGAAAACAAAAAGACCTCAGCAAGCATCTGATGAAGAAAATGGGTTTCCCTTTTGACAAAGGCAGGCTGGATGAAAGCCTGCACCCGTTCACCGAAGGCACCTCGGAAGATCTCCGCATCACCTCATTGTTTGCGGAACACGACTTCCTGCCAGGGTTGATGGGGATCCTTCACGAAACCGGCCATGCCATGTATGATTTTGGATTGCCCTCTAAATGGTTCTTTCAACCGGTGGGTCGCGATCGTGGAATGACCGTGCATGAAAGCCAGGCACTGCTTCTGGAAATGATGATAGGGCGAACTCAGGAATTTATGATCTTCGCCGCCCCGAGCCTGGTAAAAATTTTTGGAGTTTCCGGGGTTGCCTGGGAACCCGAAAACCTGTTTCGAATTGCAACCCAGGTAAAAAGAAGTTTTAACCGGATGAACGCAGACGAGGTAACCTATCCCCTGCATATTCTGATGAGATATGAATTGGAAAAGGAAATATTTTCAGGATCGCTGCGTATAAAGGATTTACCCGAAGCCTGGAATGAAAAATTCAGACAACGGATGGGCATCATTCCCGACAACTGCAACCAAGGGTGCTTGCAGGATTCACACTGGCCGGCGGGGTATTTCGGGTACTTTTCAACTTATGCCCTGGGAGCCATCATGGCGGCACAGCTTTTCAGCACCCTGAAAAAAGAGCAGCCCCATATCATGTCCGAAATTCAACAAGGAACTTTTGAGACCTTATTCAGTTGGTTGAACAGTAAAGTTTATCAGCATGGTGCAAAATTATCGAGCCAGGAACTCTTGCAACAAGCCACTGGGGAACAATTGAATCCCACCTCATATTTAAAATATTTACGGGAAAAATATCTCGGTGCATAA
- a CDS encoding SUMF1/EgtB/PvdO family nonheme iron enzyme, which translates to MPRMLILCLILAITLVMAPLIAAAERGSKMVLIPAGEFIMGNQEESGRKDERPSHSVTLDAYYMDQYEVTGKDFEAYMDDQPKVHPTITGWYGRKVRPDMTHKPVFGLTWKRCQNYCAWAGKRLPTEAEWERAAKGQEGRLYPWGNEPPDPSKANFGRCCFVMKGQVFKEVGELPAGKTPDNIYDLAGNVAEWVYDWYDKNYYEISPSKNPKGPKNGKYHVIRGGAWNSLSGYMRSSSRYGYNDAKDFYGIGCRCVKSASD; encoded by the coding sequence ATGCCGCGGATGTTAATTTTATGTTTAATTCTGGCCATCACTCTTGTAATGGCTCCATTGATAGCGGCGGCTGAAAGAGGGTCAAAAATGGTTCTGATTCCCGCTGGAGAATTCATCATGGGGAACCAGGAGGAGAGTGGGCGGAAAGATGAACGTCCCTCTCATTCAGTGACACTGGACGCCTATTATATGGATCAATATGAAGTGACGGGCAAAGATTTTGAGGCCTACATGGACGATCAACCCAAGGTGCATCCTACTATCACGGGTTGGTATGGACGAAAGGTGCGTCCGGATATGACTCATAAACCTGTATTTGGCCTGACTTGGAAACGCTGTCAAAATTATTGTGCCTGGGCAGGAAAACGACTTCCTACGGAAGCGGAGTGGGAAAGAGCCGCTAAAGGCCAGGAAGGTCGGCTTTATCCTTGGGGAAATGAACCCCCAGATCCTTCCAAAGCCAATTTCGGGCGTTGTTGCTTCGTCATGAAAGGGCAGGTATTTAAGGAGGTAGGGGAACTGCCAGCGGGTAAAACTCCGGACAATATTTATGACCTCGCTGGAAATGTTGCTGAATGGGTATATGATTGGTATGATAAAAATTACTACGAGATCAGTCCATCCAAAAACCCCAAAGGCCCTAAGAATGGAAAATACCATGTGATTCGAGGTGGCGCCTGGAATAGCCTGTCGGGATATATGCGGTCGAGCAGTCGTTACGGATATAATGATGCCAAGGATTTTTATGGAATAGGGTGTCGGTGCGTCAAATCAGCTTCGGATTAA
- a CDS encoding D-alanine--D-alanine ligase, translating to MKVQFSEGDARKLSSLESSKDCIIVMGNSFGYFEREEDDISILESIKHSLKSEGRLVLDIVDGVWMATNFEPRSWEWIDKTHFVNRERSLTQDRKRIISREVITNSEIGVLADQFYAERLYTFDEITQLLTKLGFTHIQSHGNLVSESTRGQDLGMMANRLFITAMGPVKIAAKPPAKKETRLVTVLMGDPRLPDTVKKDGKFNEEDIETINILKRNLEKLSEYKFTYLDDHKSIIKQITSKSPGLVLNLCDEGYNNDPTRELHIPALLELLDVPYTGAGPGCLWLCYNKANVRALAQSLDVSVPMETYFDPNDHAANLPSYFPALLKPNCGDSSIGITPKAVVHNAEELLSYLDYLREILPGVPILIQEYLQGAEYSVSLIGNADKFEVLPILEVDYSDLLPNLPPILSYDSKWLPDSPYWNRIHYKEAKLDEENYRKLMNFSSRLFERLECKDYARFDYRADAEGNIKLLEVNPNPGWCWDGKLNLMAGFAGMEYWQLLEMILQAARERIAGS from the coding sequence TTGAAAGTCCAGTTTTCCGAAGGCGACGCACGCAAACTCAGCAGTCTGGAAAGCTCCAAAGACTGCATCATCGTGATGGGCAATTCATTTGGATATTTTGAGCGTGAAGAAGATGACATTTCAATATTGGAGTCCATCAAGCACAGCCTCAAATCGGAAGGCAGGCTGGTACTCGATATCGTCGACGGGGTATGGATGGCAACGAATTTTGAACCCCGGTCCTGGGAGTGGATCGACAAAACCCACTTCGTTAACCGGGAACGGTCCTTGACTCAGGACCGAAAGCGCATCATTTCGCGCGAGGTGATCACAAATTCCGAGATCGGCGTCCTGGCCGACCAGTTTTACGCAGAGCGGCTTTACACCTTTGATGAAATCACCCAACTTCTTACGAAGCTGGGTTTCACCCACATACAATCCCACGGCAACCTAGTTTCGGAGTCCACGCGCGGACAGGATCTGGGCATGATGGCTAACAGGCTGTTCATCACCGCCATGGGCCCGGTCAAAATCGCCGCCAAACCCCCGGCAAAAAAAGAAACCCGTCTCGTCACTGTTCTCATGGGGGATCCACGTCTTCCCGATACCGTTAAAAAAGACGGCAAGTTCAATGAAGAGGACATAGAGACCATCAATATTCTTAAACGCAATCTTGAGAAACTCTCGGAATATAAATTCACCTATCTCGACGATCATAAATCAATTATCAAGCAAATCACCAGCAAGTCTCCCGGACTGGTCCTGAATTTGTGCGATGAAGGTTACAACAATGATCCCACCAGGGAGTTGCATATCCCCGCCCTTCTGGAACTTTTGGATGTCCCTTATACCGGGGCGGGGCCAGGATGCCTCTGGCTTTGCTACAACAAGGCCAACGTCAGAGCTCTCGCCCAGAGTCTGGACGTGAGCGTTCCGATGGAAACGTATTTTGACCCTAACGATCATGCGGCCAACCTGCCTTCGTATTTTCCCGCGTTGCTCAAGCCCAATTGCGGTGACAGCTCAATCGGCATCACCCCTAAAGCAGTGGTTCATAACGCAGAGGAATTGCTCAGTTACCTGGATTATTTACGGGAAATCCTTCCGGGCGTTCCCATCCTCATACAGGAATATCTTCAGGGTGCTGAATACAGCGTCAGCCTGATCGGCAATGCAGATAAGTTTGAGGTTCTGCCCATACTGGAAGTAGATTACAGCGATTTGCTCCCGAATTTACCGCCGATTTTGTCTTACGATTCCAAATGGCTCCCGGATTCGCCTTACTGGAATCGCATCCATTACAAGGAAGCGAAACTGGACGAGGAGAACTATCGCAAGCTGATGAACTTTTCGAGCCGGTTGTTCGAACGATTGGAGTGCAAGGATTATGCCCGCTTCGATTACCGCGCCGACGCGGAGGGAAACATCAAACTTCTGGAAGTCAATCCGAACCCGGGCTGGTGCTGGGACGGTAAATTGAACCTCATGGCCGGGTTTGCGGGTATGGAATACTGGCAACTTCTTGAGATGATTCTCCAGGCCGCGAGAGAAAGAATTGCTGGGAGTTGA
- the sppA gene encoding signal peptide peptidase SppA: MAKSMRLGFKNIIILMLMMTASGCASFNLGPSIKPFEEKVIMGKGADKVLLMDIQGLISNKSERSLTGFPIKMGMVERVRESLMKAEEDDNIKALLLRINSPGGTVTSSDIIYHEIKRFKEKKKIKVYVSIVDLAASGGYYIAMAGDTIMGHPTSLAGSIGVIAMKVNVDGLMKKIGVDWEVVKSGDKKDFLSPLRPLTEEELKLFQFTIDSFHNRFVEVIAENRPGLELAQVKPLADGRVYNAKQALDAKLIDKIGYLDDTLDLIKKELGVSEIKVVTYHRPGEYKSSVYSALPASPTVNLINIDLGLNLDKLSPHFMYLWML, from the coding sequence GTGGCTAAATCAATGAGGCTGGGTTTTAAAAACATTATTATTTTAATGCTGATGATGACAGCTAGCGGATGCGCGTCGTTTAATCTGGGCCCCTCAATAAAGCCGTTTGAAGAAAAAGTCATTATGGGCAAGGGGGCCGATAAGGTTCTTTTGATGGATATCCAGGGCCTCATAAGTAATAAGTCGGAGCGCTCTCTCACGGGATTTCCGATAAAAATGGGAATGGTTGAAAGAGTTCGTGAAAGTTTGATGAAGGCTGAGGAGGATGACAATATCAAAGCCCTGCTTTTGCGAATTAACAGCCCCGGCGGCACGGTGACTTCCAGCGATATTATTTATCATGAGATTAAGAGATTTAAAGAAAAGAAAAAAATAAAAGTTTACGTATCGATTGTCGATCTTGCGGCTTCAGGTGGATACTATATTGCGATGGCTGGCGACACCATCATGGGGCATCCAACGTCGCTGGCGGGGAGCATCGGGGTCATTGCCATGAAGGTCAATGTTGATGGATTGATGAAAAAAATTGGCGTTGATTGGGAAGTCGTTAAATCGGGTGATAAAAAAGATTTCCTTTCTCCTCTGCGTCCTCTGACTGAAGAAGAATTGAAGTTGTTTCAGTTTACCATCGATAGTTTTCACAACCGTTTTGTAGAAGTGATCGCCGAGAATCGACCGGGCCTTGAGTTGGCGCAAGTGAAACCGCTTGCAGATGGCAGGGTCTATAATGCGAAGCAGGCTTTGGATGCAAAGTTGATCGATAAAATTGGCTACCTTGACGATACTTTGGATCTCATCAAGAAGGAGCTTGGAGTGTCCGAAATCAAAGTGGTTACCTATCACCGGCCCGGAGAGTACAAGTCTAGCGTCTACTCCGCATTGCCTGCGTCCCCGACTGTCAATTTAATAAATATCGACCTGGGCCTCAATCTGGATAAGTTATCCCCGCATTTCATGTATTTGTGGATGCTTTGA
- the cynS gene encoding cyanase: MDKKELVKKLLEAKEKSGKTYDQIADKLGVANGYVAQLFQAQAQLTPPLDKKLSRVVPGLTKDLLKEMSKCPMRSYNPTLLQEPNVYRMTEVCLHYGEGIKAVMNEKFGDGIMSAIDFRLTIDKVKGDKGEDRMVVTMNGKFLPHIIQTM, from the coding sequence ATGGATAAAAAAGAACTGGTAAAAAAACTTCTGGAAGCTAAGGAGAAATCCGGGAAAACCTATGATCAGATCGCGGACAAGCTGGGAGTGGCCAACGGTTACGTGGCACAACTGTTTCAGGCGCAAGCGCAATTGACACCGCCGTTGGACAAGAAACTTAGTAGGGTGGTCCCCGGTTTGACCAAGGACCTGTTGAAGGAAATGTCCAAATGCCCCATGCGGTCCTACAATCCCACGCTCCTTCAGGAACCGAACGTTTACCGCATGACTGAAGTTTGCCTGCACTATGGCGAAGGCATCAAAGCCGTCATGAACGAGAAATTCGGCGACGGTATCATGTCCGCAATCGATTTCCGGCTGACAATTGACAAGGTCAAGGGAGATAAAGGGGAGGATCGCATGGTCGTTACCATGAACGGCAAATTCCTGCCTCACATCATCCAAACTATGTAG
- a CDS encoding diguanylate cyclase has translation MQFPNLKILLAEDDEDDVILIREFIRDGFPATNLHFDWASSASDALSHLENNDYNFCFFDFRLGEKNGLELLRSVREKGYTLPIIFLTGQGDEEIAVEVMKSGATDYLGKSSLSAKSLSHAIHQALRIHEEADQRRRAENTLSVQDQLLQAISDATNCLLILKNHQEAIAKALDILGKALKVKIVEIYQGNEGANGSKKFVKCFFWNQGPVRKENLEGSFHNQTVQNLQMEDCFNSLKADNFVQILVKDLPQKIAETIQQRGISLLSLVPVIIDEAFWGFITFGDSQSERKWSKNEESLLKAVAANIGCEIRRHNDETAFHSIIEGTSSRVGDDFFQSLVSHLATALRVSKVFVSEMLGYNSSECSIVAGWNDGEFLRDQMFTIKNTPFEDVLAGMVSFNPDSTQNNFNGHLSFSTGDIRSYAAVPCFDSKCKIIGHLSIMDEKPMADRQRTLSILKLFAARAGAELERKRTEGLIRNMAYHDALTGLPNRILLNDRLEMALAQAQRSQSLLAVLFLDFDHFKKINDNLGHGVGDQVLKGIGARLKNCLRNQDTVARLGGDEFILLLPEINSPSDVDQLAKKLLHAVSQPLHIQEHELRITLSVGVALYPRDGENSTTLLKHADDALYLAKKQGKNCYQFFNPQEMGGGE, from the coding sequence ATGCAGTTTCCAAATCTAAAAATATTACTCGCGGAAGATGATGAAGACGATGTCATCCTGATCAGAGAATTCATTCGAGATGGATTCCCCGCCACAAATCTACATTTTGACTGGGCTTCTTCCGCCTCCGATGCTTTATCCCACCTTGAAAATAACGACTATAATTTTTGCTTTTTTGATTTCCGGCTGGGGGAAAAGAATGGGTTGGAGTTGCTACGCAGTGTCCGGGAAAAGGGTTATACCCTTCCCATTATCTTCCTGACAGGCCAGGGGGATGAAGAAATAGCCGTTGAAGTTATGAAATCCGGAGCCACCGATTACCTTGGAAAGTCGAGTTTGTCTGCTAAATCTTTATCCCATGCGATTCATCAGGCCCTCAGAATTCATGAGGAGGCCGACCAGCGCCGTAGGGCTGAAAATACCTTAAGCGTACAGGACCAGTTGTTGCAAGCCATTTCAGACGCTACAAATTGTTTATTGATTTTAAAAAATCATCAGGAGGCAATTGCAAAAGCTCTGGATATTCTGGGTAAGGCATTGAAAGTAAAAATTGTTGAAATTTACCAGGGTAATGAAGGCGCCAATGGATCGAAAAAATTTGTAAAATGTTTTTTCTGGAATCAGGGGCCCGTTCGCAAAGAAAACCTTGAGGGTTCCTTTCATAACCAAACGGTTCAAAATTTACAAATGGAAGACTGCTTTAATTCTTTGAAGGCGGATAATTTTGTTCAAATTCTGGTAAAAGACTTACCCCAAAAAATTGCGGAAACTATTCAACAGCGGGGCATTTCATTGCTCTCATTGGTTCCTGTAATTATTGATGAAGCATTTTGGGGATTCATCACCTTTGGAGATTCTCAATCCGAAAGGAAATGGTCCAAGAATGAAGAATCTCTTTTAAAAGCTGTGGCGGCGAATATTGGGTGTGAGATTCGGCGTCACAATGATGAGACGGCCTTCCATTCCATTATAGAAGGGACCTCCTCGCGAGTGGGAGATGATTTTTTTCAGTCCCTTGTTAGCCATCTCGCGACGGCGCTCCGGGTTAGTAAAGTTTTTGTGTCTGAAATGTTGGGTTACAACTCATCGGAATGTTCTATTGTAGCGGGTTGGAATGACGGCGAATTTTTAAGAGATCAAATGTTTACCATTAAAAATACTCCTTTTGAAGATGTGCTGGCAGGAATGGTTTCTTTCAATCCTGATTCCACACAGAATAATTTCAATGGTCATTTGAGTTTCTCAACCGGAGACATCAGAAGTTATGCGGCGGTTCCCTGTTTTGACTCCAAGTGTAAGATCATCGGGCATTTGTCGATCATGGACGAAAAACCCATGGCCGATCGACAACGGACCCTGTCTATTCTGAAACTATTTGCGGCCAGGGCAGGGGCGGAGTTGGAGCGGAAGCGAACGGAGGGTCTGATCAGGAATATGGCCTATCACGATGCATTGACGGGACTTCCCAATCGTATTTTGCTTAATGACCGACTCGAAATGGCATTGGCCCAGGCGCAACGCAGTCAGAGCCTGTTGGCGGTTTTATTTCTTGATTTTGATCATTTTAAAAAGATAAATGATAATTTGGGGCATGGAGTGGGGGATCAGGTGTTAAAGGGGATCGGGGCACGATTAAAAAATTGCCTTCGTAATCAGGACACCGTCGCACGATTGGGAGGCGATGAATTTATTCTCCTGTTACCGGAAATCAATTCTCCAAGCGATGTCGACCAACTGGCAAAAAAGCTCCTGCATGCGGTGAGCCAGCCTTTGCATATTCAGGAGCATGAACTCAGGATCACCCTCAGTGTGGGGGTCGCTCTTTATCCCAGGGATGGGGAAAACAGCACCACCCTTTTAAAACATGCAGACGATGCCCTGTATCTCGCCAAAAAACAGGGAAAAAACTGTTATCAGTTTTTCAATCCTCAGGAAATGGGTGGGGGCGAATAG
- a CDS encoding TRAP transporter small permease, which yields MRLIKKIENILGRIEALSVTLLLSLMILFSFTQVLLRNFFNDAILWADIFTRQLVLWVGFLGASLAVRENKHISIDFLPNILPKSWGNFIQFTVNLTAGIVSGFLAFAAWRFVQFEMDGQATLFLDTPAWVFQVILPYSFGIISVRFLLKTVQVILSPEKPN from the coding sequence GTGAGACTCATCAAAAAAATTGAAAACATTCTGGGAAGAATCGAAGCCCTCTCCGTTACATTATTGCTTTCTCTGATGATTCTCTTTTCCTTCACACAGGTCCTTCTACGTAATTTTTTTAATGATGCTATTCTGTGGGCGGATATTTTTACCAGGCAATTGGTATTATGGGTCGGTTTTTTGGGCGCTTCTCTTGCCGTCCGCGAAAACAAGCATATCTCCATTGATTTCCTCCCAAATATTCTACCCAAATCCTGGGGGAATTTTATTCAGTTTACCGTCAACCTGACAGCCGGAATTGTCAGCGGTTTTTTGGCCTTTGCAGCCTGGCGGTTTGTGCAGTTCGAGATGGATGGACAGGCCACGCTTTTCCTCGATACACCTGCATGGGTTTTTCAAGTCATCCTCCCTTACAGCTTTGGAATTATTTCAGTCCGGTTCCTTCTAAAAACAGTGCAGGTTATCCTATCACCAGAGAAGCCTAATTAA
- a CDS encoding TRAP transporter large permease subunit: protein MTLLLIASIVFLAFLGTPLYAILGLAALLAFHSAEIDPAAIFIELYRVTSNPTLVAIPLFTFAGFILANGKTPDRLTRLSQAFLGGLTGGVPLVVLVACAFFTAFTGASGVTIIALGGLLYPLMIKEMYSKNFSLGLMTSSGSLGLLFPPSIPLILYGLIAQVSVDQLFLAGIVPGTLMIAIIGAYSIFKSKSLQIKQRAFQWNEAISALREAIWEVPLPFIILFGIYGGIITVGEAAAVTVVYVIVVESFIYKDLHPLRDLPRIMRESMVLVGSILIILGTAMGFTNYLIDEQIPMQLLDTMKLYIHDPLTFLIALNVFLLIVGCMMDIFSAIIVVVPLIIPIAKNFDVNMIHLGIIFLTNLEIGYSTPPVGINLFIAASRFHEPIVKLYRATLPFLGLRILGLLAITYFPFLSLFLLDWFKN from the coding sequence ATGACCCTTCTCCTTATTGCGAGCATTGTCTTTCTGGCCTTCCTGGGTACCCCTTTGTATGCCATCCTCGGTCTTGCCGCCCTGCTGGCGTTTCATTCCGCCGAAATTGATCCGGCGGCCATATTTATCGAATTGTACCGGGTGACGAGCAATCCCACTCTTGTAGCGATTCCACTATTTACTTTTGCCGGGTTTATCCTTGCCAATGGGAAAACTCCCGACCGGCTGACCCGGCTTTCGCAGGCTTTTTTGGGCGGACTGACCGGCGGCGTGCCTTTGGTCGTCTTGGTTGCCTGCGCATTTTTTACCGCCTTCACGGGAGCCTCCGGCGTAACCATCATTGCTCTCGGCGGGCTTCTCTATCCCTTGATGATAAAGGAAATGTACTCAAAGAATTTTTCCCTTGGGTTGATGACTTCCTCCGGGAGTTTGGGTCTTTTATTTCCGCCCTCCATCCCCTTAATTCTATATGGTCTCATCGCCCAGGTGAGCGTGGATCAATTATTTTTAGCGGGGATCGTTCCCGGTACTTTGATGATTGCCATCATCGGCGCTTACAGCATCTTCAAAAGCAAAAGCTTGCAAATTAAGCAAAGGGCGTTCCAGTGGAATGAGGCCATCAGCGCGTTACGCGAAGCCATTTGGGAAGTCCCCCTGCCATTTATTATTTTATTTGGAATCTATGGGGGCATCATCACCGTGGGAGAAGCGGCGGCGGTCACGGTGGTGTACGTGATTGTCGTAGAATCTTTCATCTACAAGGATCTCCATCCCCTCCGCGATCTGCCGCGAATCATGCGGGAGAGCATGGTGCTGGTGGGCTCCATTCTTATTATATTGGGAACCGCAATGGGGTTCACCAATTACCTGATTGACGAGCAGATTCCCATGCAACTGCTCGACACCATGAAGCTTTACATCCACGACCCCTTGACCTTTCTCATTGCACTGAATGTGTTTCTGCTGATCGTGGGCTGTATGATGGATATATTTTCAGCCATCATCGTGGTGGTTCCGCTGATCATCCCCATCGCCAAGAATTTTGACGTCAATATGATTCATCTGGGAATCATATTTTTGACCAACCTCGAAATCGGATACTCGACGCCACCTGTAGGCATTAATCTGTTCATCGCAGCATCCAGGTTCCATGAACCCATCGTCAAACTTTATCGAGCCACCCTCCCCTTTCTAGGCCTAAGAATTCTGGGTCTTTTGGCCATCACCTATTTCCCCTTCCTCAGCCTGTTTCTACTGGATTGGTTTAAAAATTAA